A single Oryza brachyantha chromosome 8, ObraRS2, whole genome shotgun sequence DNA region contains:
- the LOC107304743 gene encoding mitochondrial uncoupling protein 5-like, which translates to MGFKGFVEGGIASIVAGCSTHPLDLIKVRMQLQGEAAVAAPPQAALRPALAFHAGQTVSIPQDVIAPPRKPGPIAVGAQILRAEGAAGLFSGVSATMLRQTLYSTTRMGLYDILKKKWTQENGGVLPLHRKIAAGLIAGGVGAAVGNPADVAMVRMQADGRLPVAERRNYRSVGDAIGRMARDEGVRSLWRGSSLTVNRAMIVTASQLATYDQAKEAILARRGPAADGLGTHVAASFAAGLVAAAASNPVDVVKTRVMNMKVAPGAPPPYSGAIDCALKTVRSEGVMALYKGFIPTVSRQGPFTVVLFVTLEQVRKVFKGVEF; encoded by the coding sequence ATGGGGTTCAAGGGATTCGTCGAGGGTGGCATCGCGTCCATTGTGGCCGGGTGCTCCACGCACCCGCTCGATTTGATTAAGGTGAGGATGCAGCTgcagggggaggcggcggtggccgcgccGCCACAGGCGGCGCTGCGTCCGGCCCTGGCGTTCCATGCTGGGCAAACTGTGTCGATCCCGCAAGATGTGATTGCGCCGCCGAGGAAGCCCGGGCCGATAGCCGTCGGCGCGCAGATCCTGCGcgcggagggcgcggcggggcTCTTCTCCGGGGTGTCGGCCACCATGCTGCGGCAGACGCTCTACTCCACCACGCGGATGGGGCTGTACGACATACTGAAGAAGAAGTGGACCCAGGAGAACGGCGGCGTGCTGCCGCTGCACCGCAAGATCGCCGCCGGGCTCATCGCCGGCGGGGTCGGCGCGGCCGTGGGGAACCCGGCCGACGTGGCCATGGTGCGGATGCAGGCCGACGGGAGGCTCCCCGTCGCCGAGCGCCGCAACTACCGCAGCGTCGGGGACGCCATCGGCCGGATGGCGCGCGACGAGGGCGTCCGCAGCCTGTGGCGCGGCTCGTCGCTGACGGTGAACCGCGCCATGATCGTCACGGCGTCGCAGCTGGCCACGTACGACCAGGCCAAGGAGGCCATCCTGGCGCGCcgcggccccgccgccgacggcctgGGCACGCACGTCGCGGCCAGCTTCGCCGCGGGCctggtcgccgcggcggcgtccaaCCCCGTGGACGTGGTGAAGACGAGGGTGATGAACATGAAGGTGGCGCCCGGCGCGCCCCCGCCCTACTCCGGCGCCATCGACTGCGCGCTCAAGACGGTGCGCTCGGAGGGCGTCATGGCGCTGTACAAGGGGTTCATCCCCACCGTGTCGCGCCAGGGCCCCTTCACCGTCGTCCTCTTCGTCACGCTCGAGCAGGTGCGCAAGGTCTTCAAGGGCGTCGAGTTCTAA
- the LOC102700734 gene encoding glucose-6-phosphate isomerase 1, chloroplastic-like: MASISGAAAAAAAAPSSGVCGLRLRRDHLPRSSYLGLARSNSVVYSTSSSPNSLTSKQSGGHAHAHEAVDKDPIRLWNRYVEWLYQHKQLGLFVDVSRIGFTEEFLRRMEEPMRGAFAAMRELEKGAIANPDEGRMVGHYWLRNPALAPNSFLKDKIETTLERILAFASDIISAKIRPPSSSAGRFTQILSIGIGGSSLGPQFVAEALAPDNPPLMIRFIDNTDPAGIDHQIAQLGPELASTLVVVISKSGGTPETRNGLLEVQKAFRDAGLDFSKQGVAITQENSLLDNTARIEGWLARFPMFDWVGGRTSEMSAVGLLPAALQGIDIKEMLVGAAQMDEETRNTEIKENPAALLALCWYWASDGVGNKDMVVLPYKDSLLLLSRYLQQLVMESLGKEFDLDGNQVNQGLTVYGNKGSTDQHAYIQQLREGVHNFFVTFIEVLRDRPPGHEWELEPSVTCGDYLFGMLHGTRSALYANDRESITVTVQEVNPRAVGALVALYERAVGLYAYLININAYHQPGVEAGKKAAGEVLALQKRILLVLNEASCKDPVEPLTLDQIADRCHCPEEIEMIYKIIQHMAANDRALIAEGNCGSPRSIKVYLGECDVDDDMI; this comes from the exons ATGGCTTCCAtctccggcgcggcggcggcggcggcggcggcgccctcctCCGGGGTGtgcggcctccgcctccggcgagACCACCTCCCCCGGTCCTCCTACCTCGGCCTCGCCCGTTCCAACTCCGTCGTCTACTCGACGTCCTCCTCCCCCAACTCGCTCACCTCGAAGCAGTCGGGCGGCCACGCCCATGCCCACGAGGCGGTGGACAAGGACCCCATCAGGCTGTGGAACCGCTACGTGGAGTGGCTGTACCAGCACAAGCAGCTGGGGCTGTTCGTCGACGTGAGCCGGATCGGGTTCACCGAGGAGTTCCTGCGGCGGATGGAGGAGCCCATGCGGGGGGCCTTCGCGGCGATGCGGGAGCTCGAGAAGGGCGCCATCGCCAACCCCGACGAGGGCCGCATGGTCGGCCACTACTGGCTGCGCAACCCGGCCCTCGCCCCCAACTCCTTCCTCAAGGACAAAATCGAGACCACGCTCGAACGAATCCTCGCATTCGCCAGCGATATCATCTCCGCCAAA ATAAGGCCTCCATCATCCTCTGCCGGCCGATTTACTCAAATTTTATCCATAGGAATTGGTGGTTCATCGTTGGGGCCACAATTTGTTGCGGAGGCACTTGCTCCGGATAATCCTCCACTGATG ATAAGATTTATCGACAACACCGATCCAGCTGGAATTGACCACCAAATTGCACAGCTAGGACCAGAACTTGCATCAACTCTAGTGGTTGTAATTTCTAAG AGTGGAGGCACTCCTGAAACTCGAAATGGTCTGTTAGAAGTACAAAAGGCCTTCCGAGATGCTGGACTAGACTTCTCAAAACAG GGTGTTGCAATTACTCAGGAGAATTCTTTATTAGATAACACTGCCAGAATAGAGGGGTGGCTAGCTAGATTTCCCATGTTTGACTGGGTCGGTGGTAGAACGTCAGAAATGTCTGCTGTTGGTTTACTGCCAGCAGCACTACAG GGTATTGACATCAAGGAAATGCTAGTTGGTGCTGCACAAATGGATGAGGAAACTAGGAATACTGAG ATTAAGGAAAATCCTGCAGCCTTACTTGCATTGTGTTGGTATTGGGCATCAGATGGAGTAGGTAATAAG GATATGGTTGTATTGCCATACAAGGATAGCCTGCTTCTTTTGAGTAGATACTTGCAACAACTTGTCATGGAATCTCTTGGGAAAGAATTTGAtcttgatggaaaccag GTTAATCAGGGACTAACAGTGTATGGTAACAAAGGAAGCACAGATCAGCATGC TTACATTCAGCAGCTGAGAGAAGGTGTACACAACTTCTTTGTTACTTTTATTGAGGTTTTGCGTGATAGGCCTCCTGGTCATGAGTGGGAACTTGAACCAAGTGTTACATGTGGGGACTACTTGTTTGGAATGCTACAT GGGACTCGTTCAGCTCTGTATGCAAATGATCGTGAATCTATTACAGTCACCGTCCAAGAAGTAAATCCTAGAGCTGTTGGAGCACTTGTTGCACTCTATGAACGTGCTGTTGGTCTTTATGCTTATCTAATCAATATCAATGCCTATCATCAACCTG GTGTCGAGGCAGGTAAAAAGGCTGCAGGAGAGGTGCTGGCACTTCAAAAAAGGATCCTACTTGTTCTGAACGAAGCCAG CTGCAAGGACCCTGTTGAACCACTGACACTGGATCAAATTGCAGATCGTTGCCACTGCCCTGAAGAG ATTGAAATGATATACAAAATAATTCAGCACATGGCTGCAAACGATAGAGCTCTTATTGCAGAAGGCAACTGCGGGTCGCCAAGAAGCATCAAGGTTTACCTTGGAGAGTGCGACGTGGACGATGATATGATTTAA